The proteins below come from a single Candidatus Baltobacteraceae bacterium genomic window:
- a CDS encoding pitrilysin family protein: MRRLAILLTCGLALIVSASARAQQTGGPGDAGIYETTLKNGLRVVVVEDHAAPVVQTAMWYRFGSLYETPGKTGLAHATEHMMFRGTDDMSAGGLDDIVARLGAQMNGQTSYDYTEFYFMMPADKVDVGLQIEADRMQHAAMRQADWDIERGAVLNELEGDEGSPFFNLLERVRAAAYPGQPNGRTPTGYISDVRRATAADIAKYYHEWYAPNNATLVVSGDVDHTVIFAKAERDFGAIPRKVLPPFRPGDPTPVSHTVSVTSDLPFPFGVIDVAYAVPGDTEKGEPAISTLATLIENQLSPFYKALVQSNVAIALETEEDTQLKGGLLDVYIVLNPGHTAQEATRIFESTMAKTLAAGFSPDLVDASKRLTIAERLYAADSIDGIGDLAGYTYGVVGERISDEDDRLAALNGSSLLAVARQYLSRPTVIGHLDPNTQPPLSNSQKSNATITDDFSKRVPNGPIIEPPALREETRTPTTARSTLDPTTFTLPNGIKVLVQEKTDRSTFVLAGQIASSAAFIPAGEEGVSDLASTLADYGSASYPFEARRKAIDMMGAVVSNGQDFLARGLARDFAKIVAIAADGEMHPTFAEPWFTLERNQLANSLQSNDTISGVIIDRLYLRLLASPLDPSLRHASESTVSALTQADLIDYTRTYWRPDLTTIAVVGDVTPDQVRSVLENAFGGWSAQGPKPDPRAMPFPAAHSGHEYVGTAANQVYVRLGEPAVGRNNPDYDTFLVLNQILGAGGDFESRLWQELRQKRGLVYSVASSVDAGRDRGDFKIEMNASPDKVVEAVNFVRSELRTLQTRPVTQTELDDAKLRLVSDALLDEASADGQVQQLLDIGTNDLPLDYYRTLNERFASITAADVERVAQKYLDPAQLVEIYAGPPGPWGY; this comes from the coding sequence TTGAGACGACTGGCTATCCTCCTTACCTGCGGGCTCGCGCTCATCGTAAGCGCGAGCGCTCGCGCGCAACAGACCGGCGGTCCGGGCGACGCCGGCATCTACGAGACGACGCTGAAGAACGGATTGCGGGTGGTGGTGGTCGAGGATCACGCCGCACCCGTCGTCCAGACCGCGATGTGGTATCGCTTCGGTTCGCTCTACGAAACACCGGGCAAAACCGGTCTCGCGCACGCGACCGAGCACATGATGTTTCGCGGCACGGACGATATGAGCGCGGGCGGCCTCGATGACATCGTCGCTCGGCTCGGCGCGCAGATGAACGGGCAGACCTCATACGATTACACCGAGTTCTATTTCATGATGCCCGCGGATAAGGTGGACGTTGGTCTGCAGATCGAGGCGGATCGCATGCAACACGCGGCGATGCGGCAAGCCGACTGGGATATCGAGCGCGGTGCCGTCCTCAACGAACTCGAAGGTGACGAAGGCTCGCCGTTCTTCAATCTCCTCGAACGCGTTCGCGCCGCCGCGTACCCCGGCCAGCCGAACGGTCGCACGCCGACCGGATATATCAGCGACGTGCGGCGCGCGACCGCCGCCGACATCGCCAAGTACTATCACGAGTGGTACGCGCCGAACAATGCGACGCTCGTCGTGTCGGGTGACGTCGACCATACCGTGATCTTTGCCAAAGCCGAGCGCGATTTCGGCGCGATTCCGCGCAAGGTGCTGCCGCCGTTTCGCCCCGGCGATCCGACGCCGGTTTCCCACACCGTGTCGGTCACCTCGGATCTGCCGTTTCCGTTCGGCGTGATCGATGTCGCCTACGCCGTGCCCGGCGACACCGAAAAGGGTGAACCCGCGATTAGCACGCTCGCCACGCTGATCGAGAACCAGCTCTCTCCCTTTTATAAGGCGCTGGTGCAGAGCAACGTCGCGATCGCACTCGAGACCGAGGAAGACACGCAGCTCAAGGGCGGACTGCTCGACGTCTACATCGTGCTCAATCCGGGACACACCGCGCAAGAGGCGACGCGCATCTTCGAGAGCACGATGGCGAAAACGCTGGCCGCCGGCTTCTCGCCGGATTTGGTCGATGCATCGAAGCGCCTCACCATCGCCGAGCGGCTGTACGCGGCCGATTCCATCGACGGCATCGGCGATCTCGCCGGCTACACCTACGGGGTCGTGGGCGAACGAATCAGCGACGAAGACGATCGTCTCGCCGCGCTGAACGGCTCCTCGCTGCTCGCGGTGGCGCGTCAGTATTTGAGCCGTCCGACGGTGATCGGCCACCTCGATCCGAACACGCAGCCGCCGCTGAGCAACTCGCAAAAGAGCAACGCGACGATCACCGACGATTTCTCCAAACGCGTGCCGAACGGTCCGATCATCGAACCGCCGGCGCTGCGCGAGGAAACCCGTACCCCCACGACCGCGCGCAGCACGCTGGATCCGACCACCTTCACGCTGCCCAACGGCATCAAGGTGCTCGTTCAGGAAAAAACGGATCGTTCGACCTTCGTCTTGGCCGGTCAAATTGCGTCCTCGGCTGCGTTCATCCCCGCGGGCGAGGAAGGCGTCAGCGATCTGGCATCCACGCTGGCCGACTACGGCAGTGCGTCGTATCCGTTCGAGGCACGGCGCAAAGCGATCGACATGATGGGTGCGGTGGTGAGCAACGGCCAAGACTTCCTCGCACGCGGGCTTGCGCGCGACTTCGCAAAGATCGTTGCGATCGCCGCCGACGGCGAGATGCATCCGACCTTTGCCGAGCCGTGGTTTACGCTCGAGCGCAATCAGCTTGCGAATAGCTTGCAGTCGAACGACACCATTTCGGGCGTGATCATCGATCGCTTGTACCTGCGCCTGCTCGCCTCACCGCTCGATCCTTCGCTGCGTCACGCGAGCGAGAGTACCGTCAGCGCGCTGACGCAAGCCGACCTCATCGACTATACGCGAACGTACTGGCGTCCCGACCTCACCACCATTGCCGTCGTTGGCGACGTGACGCCGGACCAAGTGCGCAGCGTCCTCGAGAACGCCTTCGGCGGTTGGAGCGCCCAAGGGCCCAAGCCCGATCCGCGCGCGATGCCGTTTCCGGCGGCGCATTCGGGCCACGAATACGTCGGGACGGCCGCCAACCAGGTCTACGTGCGCCTGGGCGAACCTGCGGTCGGGCGCAACAATCCCGACTACGACACGTTCCTGGTCCTCAATCAAATCCTCGGTGCGGGCGGCGATTTCGAATCGCGGCTCTGGCAAGAGCTGCGTCAGAAACGCGGTCTGGTCTACAGCGTCGCCAGCTCGGTCGACGCCGGCCGCGATCGGGGCGATTTCAAAATCGAAATGAACGCGTCACCCGACAAGGTGGTCGAGGCGGTCAACTTCGTGCGCTCGGAGTTGCGAACGCTGCAAACGCGTCCGGTCACCCAGACGGAGCTCGACGACGCGAAGCTGCGTCTGGTCAGCGACGCGCTGCTCGACGAAGCCTCGGCCGACGGTCAGGTGCAGCAGCTCCTGGACATCGGGACCAACGATCTACCGTTGGATTATTATCGAACGCTCAACGAACGGTTTGCGAGCATCACCGCCGCCGATGTCGAGCGTGTGGCGCAGAAGTATCTCGATCCCGCGCAGCTCGTTGAAATCTACGCCGGTCCGCCGGGTCCGTGGGGGTACTAG
- the ftcD gene encoding glutamate formimidoyltransferase, translating to MALFEIVPNLSEGRSAETIDAAVAAVHSAGAHVLHRTSDPVHHRSVLTIAGGAASVLDAAVALAGVAAQHIDLREHRGVHPRIGALDVLPFVPLDGATLDDAVKLAHEAAARIWQTHRIPSFFYGAAARSQDRRLLADVRAGEFEGLEARFVRMPPDVGEIAKHERAGAIAVGARPLLIAFNVELATGDLAVAKAIARALRERSGGLRTLRALGLRLSEGVVQVSLNVTDAQATPLYRIVESIARLAAMNDVTIRRSELVGLIPRAAVEASARYYLGTP from the coding sequence GTGGCACTCTTCGAGATCGTTCCGAATCTTTCTGAGGGGCGATCGGCCGAAACGATCGACGCCGCGGTAGCGGCCGTGCATTCCGCCGGCGCGCACGTGCTGCACCGCACCAGCGATCCGGTGCATCATCGCAGCGTGCTCACGATCGCGGGAGGAGCGGCAAGCGTGCTCGACGCCGCGGTCGCGTTGGCCGGCGTGGCGGCGCAGCATATCGACCTGCGCGAGCATCGCGGCGTGCATCCGCGCATCGGTGCGCTCGACGTACTGCCGTTCGTGCCGCTCGACGGTGCGACGCTCGACGATGCCGTAAAGCTGGCGCACGAAGCGGCCGCGCGCATCTGGCAGACGCATCGTATTCCTTCGTTTTTCTACGGTGCCGCCGCCCGATCGCAAGACCGGCGGCTGCTCGCCGACGTGCGCGCCGGAGAATTCGAAGGGCTGGAGGCGCGCTTCGTGCGCATGCCGCCCGACGTCGGCGAGATCGCCAAACACGAGCGCGCCGGCGCGATCGCGGTCGGAGCGCGTCCACTCTTGATCGCCTTCAACGTCGAGCTGGCGACCGGCGATCTCGCCGTCGCCAAAGCCATCGCCCGTGCGCTACGCGAACGTTCGGGCGGGCTGCGCACGCTGCGCGCACTGGGTTTGCGCTTGAGTGAGGGGGTCGTGCAAGTATCGCTCAACGTCACAGATGCGCAGGCTACGCCGCTCTATCGTATCGTCGAGTCGATCGCGCGCCTGGCCGCCATGAACGACGTAACCATTCGCCGAAGCGAGCTCGTCGGTCTAATTCCGCGAGCCGCGGTCGAAGCGTCGGCTCGCTACTATTTGGGGACACCTTGA
- the radA gene encoding DNA repair protein RadA, producing MAKTRSVFFCNACGFESTRWLGRCPQCEAWNSFDERPFAVPARSAGASAARTAALAPVELGAIDSTKVARIRSGMSEFDAVLGGGIVPGSVTLIGGPPGAGKSTLLLQIAARLCASGRVVYVCGEESSAQVKLRAQRLGIDAPLLVHAETNLRAVLDALARTDPIAAIVDSIQTVWLPDAQSYAGSITQIRDCTQALMEFAKRSGCATFIVGHVTKDGAIAGPRLLEHLVDTVLYFEGETSGEHRILRAYKNRFGSIDEICVFSMHDRGLDQVLNPSELFLAGREDRPSGSCVVASIVGSRPVLIEVQALVGESSYGTPRRLANNLDQARLAMILAVLERRVGMHLGTHDVYASVAGGLRVSEPAADLGIALAIASSFRDRPLPPHAVAFGELGLSGELRSVNASARREAEARKLGYRTIFSPEAHRDVASAIAAALS from the coding sequence ATGGCCAAAACGCGGTCGGTCTTCTTCTGTAATGCGTGCGGTTTCGAATCGACGCGATGGCTGGGCCGCTGTCCGCAGTGCGAGGCCTGGAACTCCTTCGACGAGCGTCCGTTCGCGGTTCCGGCTCGCTCCGCCGGCGCGAGCGCCGCGCGAACCGCCGCGCTTGCACCGGTCGAACTCGGCGCGATCGACAGCACGAAAGTCGCCCGCATCCGCAGCGGAATGAGCGAATTCGACGCGGTCCTGGGCGGCGGCATCGTTCCGGGCAGCGTGACGCTGATCGGAGGACCGCCGGGCGCCGGCAAATCGACGCTCTTGCTGCAAATCGCGGCGCGCCTGTGCGCAAGCGGACGCGTGGTATACGTGTGCGGCGAGGAATCCTCGGCGCAGGTGAAACTCCGCGCGCAGCGGCTGGGCATCGACGCACCGCTGCTCGTGCATGCCGAGACCAATCTGCGAGCGGTGCTCGATGCGCTCGCGCGCACGGACCCGATCGCCGCGATCGTCGACTCGATTCAAACCGTGTGGCTCCCGGATGCGCAATCCTATGCCGGCAGCATCACGCAGATTCGCGATTGCACGCAGGCTTTGATGGAATTCGCCAAACGCAGCGGTTGCGCTACGTTCATCGTCGGACACGTCACCAAGGACGGCGCAATTGCCGGCCCGCGGCTCCTGGAGCATCTCGTCGACACCGTGCTCTATTTCGAAGGTGAGACCAGCGGCGAGCATCGCATTCTGCGCGCGTACAAAAACCGCTTCGGCTCGATCGACGAGATCTGCGTCTTCTCCATGCACGACCGCGGGCTCGATCAAGTGCTCAACCCTTCGGAACTCTTTCTCGCGGGGCGCGAAGATCGCCCCAGCGGCTCGTGCGTCGTGGCTTCTATCGTGGGCTCGCGACCGGTGCTGATCGAAGTGCAGGCCCTCGTCGGCGAGAGCAGCTACGGCACGCCCCGGCGTCTGGCGAACAACCTCGATCAGGCGCGCCTTGCGATGATCCTGGCGGTCCTCGAGCGCCGCGTCGGCATGCACCTGGGCACACACGACGTGTACGCATCGGTGGCGGGCGGCTTGCGCGTGAGCGAACCCGCAGCGGATCTCGGTATCGCGCTCGCGATCGCGTCATCGTTTCGCGACCGTCCTCTCCCTCCGCACGCGGTCGCCTTCGGCGAACTTGGACTCTCGGGTGAGCTGCGCAGCGTGAACGCAAGCGCGCGGCGCGAAGCCGAAGCGCGCAAGCTCGGCTATCGGACGATCTTCTCGCCCGAAGCGCATCGCGACGTCGCTTCGGCGATCGCCGCCGCGCTTTCCTGA
- the cmk gene encoding (d)CMP kinase yields MSAPPHLQIAIDGPAASGKTTVAHRLAERLGILYLDTGAMYRTLAYLALRSGIDADNESALVRLWEGAHVEVRLDGAAPLGFHIIAGRTELDEATLQSNQVTAIVSTVAAHARVREAMVRSQREIAQEGPVVMAGRDIGTVVLPLAPVKIFLTASVHARVERRRAQLLAAGVDISEHQLAQEIDERDRLDRERAVSPLVPAPDAHVIDSSALGIDEVLELIAGIVERSR; encoded by the coding sequence ATGAGCGCGCCACCGCACCTTCAAATTGCGATCGACGGTCCTGCTGCATCAGGAAAGACGACGGTCGCGCACCGGCTCGCGGAACGTCTGGGCATTCTCTATCTCGATACCGGGGCGATGTATCGCACGCTCGCGTATCTCGCACTGCGCAGCGGCATCGACGCCGACAACGAGAGCGCGCTCGTGCGATTGTGGGAGGGCGCGCACGTCGAAGTCCGCTTGGATGGCGCCGCACCGCTCGGATTTCACATCATCGCCGGGCGGACCGAACTCGACGAGGCAACGCTGCAATCGAACCAAGTCACGGCAATCGTTTCGACCGTCGCTGCGCACGCAAGGGTGCGCGAAGCGATGGTTCGTAGTCAGCGTGAGATTGCGCAGGAGGGGCCGGTTGTGATGGCCGGACGCGACATCGGGACGGTCGTGCTTCCGCTCGCGCCCGTCAAGATTTTCCTCACCGCGTCGGTTCACGCGCGCGTCGAGCGCCGCCGGGCGCAGCTGCTCGCCGCCGGCGTCGACATCAGCGAACATCAACTGGCGCAGGAGATCGACGAGCGCGATCGCCTCGACCGCGAGCGTGCCGTTTCGCCGCTCGTTCCGGCCCCCGACGCGCACGTGATCGATTCGAGCGCGCTCGGCATCGACGAGGTCCTCGAGCTGATCGCGGGCATCGTGGAGCGCTCGCGGTGA
- a CDS encoding lysophospholipid acyltransferase family protein produces the protein MIVYDIAKALIRVISAVLWRVRSYGTENVPLAGPLIVACNHVSNFDPPLLGAYCPRRIRYMAKKELFAIPLFGALIAQVGAYPVDRQGSARAAIKRSVDVLRAGGCVGIFPEGGRNVHGDKEPRPGVALLASLAQAPVVPACIVGSAHTAKLAQIKVAFGKPLLLPADRKATREELAKFTDDVMAAIAAVRESIDGDSEG, from the coding sequence GTGATCGTCTACGACATCGCCAAGGCGCTGATCCGCGTGATTTCGGCCGTGCTCTGGCGCGTGCGCTCCTACGGAACCGAAAACGTGCCGCTCGCGGGTCCGCTGATCGTCGCCTGCAACCACGTCTCGAACTTCGATCCGCCGCTGCTGGGCGCGTATTGCCCCCGCCGGATCCGCTATATGGCGAAGAAGGAGCTCTTCGCGATCCCGCTCTTTGGGGCCCTGATCGCGCAGGTCGGTGCGTATCCGGTCGATCGTCAAGGCAGCGCGCGGGCAGCGATCAAGCGCTCCGTCGACGTGCTGCGCGCGGGCGGGTGCGTGGGTATCTTTCCGGAAGGCGGACGCAACGTGCATGGAGACAAGGAGCCTCGACCCGGTGTCGCGCTGCTGGCCTCGCTGGCGCAGGCCCCGGTCGTGCCGGCATGTATCGTGGGAAGCGCCCATACCGCGAAATTGGCTCAGATCAAAGTCGCATTCGGCAAACCGCTCCTTCTGCCGGCCGACCGGAAAGCAACACGCGAGGAGCTGGCGAAGTTCACCGACGACGTCATGGCCGCGATCGCGGCCGTACGGGAAAGTATCGATGGAGATTCGGAAGGCTAA
- the ispH gene encoding 4-hydroxy-3-methylbut-2-enyl diphosphate reductase: MEIRKAKVQGFCFGVAITVKKAEEAIAGRSDVTTLGHVVHNPQTVAELESNGLRNAASVDEVESGALFVRAHGLPVEVFEKAKTKGLEIIDATCPMVTKIHVQAERLRADGYKIIVVGDPKHPEVKGTLSHVPGAWCIETVEDVAALPRGSKMGVVVQSTYSRERFTDIVKALSEKYYEVRAVNTICTDTNNRQSEALRLAEEVQVMVVVGGKTSANTKHLAELSELHGAHSYHIEGPDELQPEWFDGVKVAGLMSGASTPGWLVDQVHARMEELARQPV; this comes from the coding sequence ATGGAGATTCGGAAGGCTAAGGTTCAAGGGTTCTGCTTCGGTGTCGCCATCACGGTGAAGAAGGCCGAAGAGGCGATCGCGGGGCGCAGCGACGTCACGACGCTGGGCCACGTCGTGCACAATCCGCAGACCGTCGCCGAGCTCGAATCGAACGGGCTGCGCAATGCGGCCAGCGTCGACGAGGTGGAAAGCGGCGCGCTTTTCGTTCGCGCGCACGGCCTGCCGGTCGAGGTGTTCGAGAAAGCCAAGACCAAGGGTCTGGAGATCATCGACGCAACCTGTCCGATGGTCACCAAGATCCACGTCCAGGCCGAGCGCTTGCGGGCCGACGGCTATAAGATCATCGTCGTCGGCGATCCGAAGCATCCGGAAGTGAAGGGGACGCTCAGCCACGTTCCCGGCGCATGGTGCATCGAAACGGTGGAAGACGTGGCCGCACTTCCGCGCGGAAGCAAGATGGGTGTGGTGGTGCAGTCGACCTATTCACGCGAACGCTTCACCGACATCGTCAAGGCGCTCAGCGAAAAATATTACGAAGTGCGCGCCGTCAATACGATCTGCACCGACACCAACAACCGTCAGAGCGAAGCGCTGCGTCTGGCGGAGGAGGTGCAAGTGATGGTGGTCGTGGGCGGAAAGACCTCGGCCAACACCAAGCATCTTGCCGAGCTCTCCGAGCTGCACGGCGCGCATTCGTACCACATCGAAGGACCCGACGAGCTGCAGCCCGAGTGGTTCGACGGTGTAAAGGTCGCGGGGCTGATGTCCGGCGCCTCGACGCCGGGATGGCTCGTCGATCAGGTGCATGCGCGCATGGAGGAATTGGCTCGTCAACCCGTCTGA
- a CDS encoding polyprenyl synthetase family protein, whose product MRAWRNWLVNPSEVFEEHLAQRIRDYAGSPAVADMLAYHFGYPPHGPARRGKRLRPKMLMSVCETEGGTLERALDAAAAVEILHNYSLAHDDIEDRDEFRRGRRTLWSVYGIAQAINAGDAMCALSVLALVRVRSFLGAARTLEMVERLHRAHRTMCNGQSLDLQFERAGHVELSAYYEMIGGKTAALFEAACALGACAAGVPDAADAYAELGHAYGIAFQIRDDALGIWASADRTGKAVAGDLLRRKWTFPIAWALAGPPSPARAVIADAYRLQRPLDSAEAERVAAALESVGAREAATRAVEEPMAVVERCPNRLLRDYLLETLAEPVG is encoded by the coding sequence ATGCGCGCATGGAGGAATTGGCTCGTCAACCCGTCTGAGGTCTTCGAAGAACATCTGGCGCAGCGGATTCGCGATTACGCCGGATCGCCCGCGGTGGCGGACATGCTCGCGTACCACTTCGGTTATCCTCCCCACGGTCCGGCCCGGCGCGGTAAGCGCCTTCGGCCGAAAATGCTGATGAGCGTCTGCGAAACCGAAGGCGGCACGCTCGAGCGCGCGCTCGACGCTGCCGCGGCGGTCGAGATTCTGCACAACTACTCGCTGGCTCATGACGACATCGAAGACCGCGACGAATTTCGCCGCGGTCGCCGCACGCTCTGGAGCGTCTACGGCATCGCCCAGGCGATCAACGCCGGTGACGCGATGTGTGCGCTGAGCGTTCTCGCGCTCGTTCGCGTGCGTTCATTTCTCGGTGCCGCCCGCACGCTCGAGATGGTTGAGCGCTTGCACCGCGCGCACCGGACGATGTGCAACGGGCAGTCGCTCGATCTGCAATTCGAACGGGCCGGACACGTCGAACTCTCGGCGTACTACGAAATGATCGGCGGCAAGACGGCCGCGCTATTCGAAGCCGCGTGCGCGCTCGGCGCATGCGCGGCCGGGGTTCCGGACGCTGCCGACGCCTACGCCGAACTCGGGCATGCATACGGGATCGCGTTCCAGATTCGCGACGATGCGCTCGGCATCTGGGCTTCCGCCGACCGCACCGGCAAGGCCGTGGCCGGCGATCTGCTCCGCCGGAAGTGGACCTTCCCGATCGCGTGGGCTTTGGCGGGACCGCCGTCGCCGGCGCGAGCGGTCATCGCCGATGCCTATCGTTTGCAGCGGCCGCTCGACTCGGCGGAGGCCGAACGCGTCGCGGCCGCACTCGAGAGCGTCGGGGCCCGAGAGGCGGCAACGCGTGCCGTTGAAGAACCTATGGCGGTCGTGGAACGTTGTCCTAATCGTCTGCTGCGCGATTATCTGCTCGAAACACTCGCCGAACCTGTCGGCTGA